One part of the Desulfonema ishimotonii genome encodes these proteins:
- a CDS encoding protein-disulfide reductase DsbD family protein → MGLRYIFKKYIFSLVLIIVAAAFGDFTAARAAFFDTPPTTAETGPFRWEAAAVPETVAPGREGTIRVTLKMAQAHKVYASETVILPAPVSGLSYGTLRLPPALEKKEPDGHMARFYEGEAVFDLPVRVLPSARTGAVSVPLTVRYRGCSGKNCFLPREKKIDVGFSVDPATGGGKEVADAPPPGGAHGDQKENPFQKTARRFGLAGVLLAAFAWGFLASLTPCVYPMIPVTVSIIGASNADSIARGFRLSLFYVLGMSLTYAAFGVMAAWSGGLFGAYADHPVVRIIVAGVFFLMALSMFDLFYIQVPAALSSRMGRYSGNGTVGIFLTGAAAGMVVGPCVGPMLVGLLVYIAALGDRLQGFLIMWSFALGMGMLFLVIGTFSGAASGLPRAGAWMEKIKHVFGVIMLGLALYYIRPLVPAGIMMLMTGALLIGIGVFTGALDALQPESGAGDRLRKTVGILCLTLGIVYAARFAIGGHLQASPTQTEKSAIVWTEDEGAGLALARRQNRPAIIDFSADWCAACQKLESETFTHPEVVEGFKNFIAIRVDSTDAGDAHVRRLQKKYGVVGLPTVLFVGPDGRVITEQTITEYVRPSVMLERMRRAAF, encoded by the coding sequence ATGGGTCTCAGATATATTTTTAAAAAATACATATTCAGCCTCGTCCTGATTATCGTCGCAGCAGCTTTCGGTGATTTCACAGCTGCCCGGGCCGCCTTTTTTGACACGCCCCCCACGACTGCGGAGACCGGGCCCTTCAGGTGGGAGGCGGCTGCCGTGCCGGAAACGGTCGCCCCTGGCCGCGAGGGAACCATCCGGGTCACGCTGAAGATGGCGCAGGCCCATAAAGTCTATGCGTCCGAAACCGTCATCCTTCCGGCCCCGGTTTCAGGGCTTTCATACGGCACGCTGCGGTTGCCCCCGGCCCTTGAAAAGAAAGAGCCGGACGGACATATGGCCCGGTTTTACGAGGGAGAGGCGGTCTTTGACCTGCCGGTGCGTGTCCTGCCGTCGGCCCGGACGGGCGCTGTGAGCGTTCCGCTGACGGTCCGCTACCGGGGCTGCTCTGGAAAAAACTGCTTTCTCCCCCGGGAGAAAAAAATTGACGTCGGCTTTTCCGTAGACCCGGCCACCGGCGGCGGAAAAGAGGTGGCGGACGCACCGCCCCCCGGGGGGGCTCACGGGGATCAGAAAGAGAATCCCTTTCAGAAAACAGCCCGGCGGTTCGGGCTGGCGGGCGTTCTGCTGGCAGCCTTTGCATGGGGATTTCTGGCCAGCCTGACCCCCTGTGTCTACCCGATGATCCCGGTGACGGTCAGCATCATCGGGGCCAGCAATGCGGACAGCATCGCCCGGGGCTTCCGGCTTTCGCTGTTCTATGTGCTGGGCATGTCCCTGACCTATGCGGCCTTCGGCGTGATGGCGGCATGGTCCGGGGGGCTGTTCGGGGCCTATGCGGACCACCCGGTGGTTCGGATCATCGTAGCGGGCGTCTTTTTCCTGATGGCCCTGAGCATGTTCGACCTGTTTTACATTCAGGTGCCTGCGGCACTCTCTTCCCGAATGGGCCGCTATTCGGGAAACGGAACGGTCGGCATATTCCTCACAGGCGCGGCAGCGGGCATGGTGGTCGGCCCCTGCGTCGGCCCCATGCTGGTGGGACTGCTGGTCTATATTGCGGCCCTGGGGGACCGGCTTCAGGGCTTTCTGATCATGTGGAGTTTCGCCCTGGGCATGGGGATGCTCTTCCTGGTCATCGGCACCTTCTCCGGTGCGGCATCGGGCCTGCCCCGGGCCGGGGCGTGGATGGAGAAAATCAAACATGTTTTCGGCGTCATCATGCTGGGACTGGCCCTCTACTACATCCGCCCCCTTGTGCCGGCAGGCATTATGATGCTGATGACGGGCGCGCTGCTGATCGGTATCGGGGTTTTCACCGGTGCGCTGGATGCGCTTCAGCCGGAATCCGGAGCCGGTGACCGGCTGCGCAAGACCGTTGGCATTCTCTGCCTGACGCTGGGGATTGTCTACGCGGCCCGGTTTGCCATCGGGGGACACTTGCAGGCATCTCCGACGCAGACAGAAAAAAGCGCCATTGTCTGGACAGAGGACGAGGGGGCAGGTCTGGCGCTTGCCCGCCGGCAGAACCGGCCGGCGATCATCGACTTTTCCGCAGACTGGTGCGCCGCATGTCAGAAGCTGGAAAGTGAGACCTTTACCCACCCGGAAGTTGTGGAAGGCTTTAAAAATTTTATCGCGATCCGGGTGGACAGCACCGATGCCGGTGACGCTCATGTCAGAAGGCTTCAGAAGAAATACGGGGTGGTGGGGCTGCCCACCGTGCTGTTTGTGGGGCCGGACGGGCGGGTTATCACGGAGCAGACCATCACCGAGTATGTCCGCCCTTCGGTGATGCTGGAGCGGATGAGGCGGGCCGCGTTCTGA
- a CDS encoding type IV pilus twitching motility protein PilT, with protein MAKIDAFFKLMNDQGASDLHLVSGQPPALRLRGDIERIKYKVLENDDLKAMLYEIAPEDKIKVFEETGDIDFGYEIPGLARYRANFFMQKYGCAAVFREIPSTILTAEQLGLPPVISKLAALPRGLAVVTGPTGSGKSTTLAAIIDEANKTRKDHILTVEDPVEFVHTSQLCIVNHREVGTHTRSFGAALKGALREDPDIILVGEMRDLETIALAVEAASTGHLVFGTLHTSSAAKTVDRIIEVFPSSEQAQIRSTLSDGIRAVIAQNLFKRIDKKGRCAAQEILIATPAVRNLIRENKTYQINSSIQTGKKYGMQLLDDAIMELMEKGWVSAEEAYMKSNEKARFRPFLKTPPTDFTDA; from the coding sequence ATGGCGAAGATAGATGCTTTTTTTAAACTGATGAATGACCAGGGGGCGTCAGACCTTCACCTGGTATCGGGTCAGCCCCCCGCACTCCGGCTGAGGGGCGATATAGAGCGAATCAAATACAAGGTGCTGGAAAACGATGATCTGAAGGCCATGCTCTACGAAATCGCCCCGGAAGATAAGATCAAGGTCTTTGAGGAGACCGGGGATATCGATTTCGGCTATGAGATACCGGGCCTTGCCCGGTACCGGGCCAATTTTTTCATGCAGAAGTATGGCTGCGCCGCTGTTTTCAGGGAGATCCCCAGCACCATTCTGACAGCCGAACAGCTCGGACTGCCGCCGGTGATTTCAAAACTGGCCGCGCTGCCACGGGGACTGGCGGTCGTCACCGGCCCGACGGGAAGCGGGAAATCCACCACCCTGGCCGCCATTATCGACGAGGCCAACAAGACCCGGAAAGACCATATCCTGACGGTGGAAGACCCGGTGGAGTTTGTCCATACCAGCCAGCTGTGCATTGTCAATCACCGGGAGGTGGGCACCCATACCCGGTCCTTCGGTGCGGCCCTGAAGGGCGCGCTCCGTGAGGACCCGGATATCATCCTGGTGGGCGAGATGCGGGATCTGGAAACCATCGCCCTGGCCGTTGAAGCAGCCTCCACAGGCCACCTGGTTTTCGGAACCCTCCACACCAGCAGCGCAGCCAAGACCGTGGACCGGATCATCGAGGTGTTTCCCTCCAGCGAACAGGCGCAGATCCGCTCCACCCTGTCGGACGGTATCCGTGCGGTCATTGCCCAGAACCTGTTCAAGCGGATTGACAAAAAAGGACGCTGCGCGGCCCAGGAAATTCTCATTGCCACACCGGCTGTCCGCAACCTGATCCGTGAAAACAAAACCTACCAGATCAATTCCTCCATCCAGACCGGCAAAAAATACGGTATGCAGCTTCTGGATGACGCCATTATGGAGCTGATGGAAAAGGGATGGGTCAGCGCCGAGGAAGCCTATATGAAGTCCAACGAAAAAGCCCGGTTCCGCCCCTTCCTCAAAACGCCGCCCACTGATTTCACCGATGCCTGA
- a CDS encoding YggT family protein — MFILGNFLIAAATVIDYVLILFMWLVIARAVLSWVSPDPRNQIVQIIYAITEPVMHQIRKRIPVSYGGIDFSPIIIFLVIIFLQKFVVTSLYLFGRSVM, encoded by the coding sequence ATGTTTATTCTCGGTAATTTTCTGATTGCGGCGGCAACGGTGATTGATTACGTTCTCATTCTGTTCATGTGGCTCGTCATTGCACGGGCGGTACTGTCATGGGTCAGCCCCGATCCCCGCAACCAGATCGTTCAGATCATCTATGCGATTACGGAACCGGTGATGCACCAGATCAGAAAACGAATCCCGGTGAGTTACGGCGGTATTGATTTCTCCCCGATTATTATATTTCTGGTCATTATATTTTTACAGAAATTTGTGGTCACCAGCCTGTACCTCTTCGGCAGATCCGTAATGTAG